A genomic region of Drosophila kikkawai strain 14028-0561.14 chromosome X, DkikHiC1v2, whole genome shotgun sequence contains the following coding sequences:
- the Dd gene encoding CTD nuclear envelope phosphatase 1 homolog isoform X1, with amino-acid sequence MISLLQMKFHALLLLLSKVWTCICFMFNRQVRAFIQYQPVKYELFPLSPVSRHRLGLVQRKTLVLDLDETLIHSHHNAMPRNTVKPGTPHDFTVKVTIDRNPVRFFVHKRPHVDYFLDVVSQWYDLVVFTASMEIYGAAVADKLDNGRNILRRRYYRQHCTPDYGSYTKDLSAICSDLNRIFIIDNSPGAYRCFPNNAIPIKSWFSDPMDTALLSLLPMLDALRFTNDVRSVLSRNLHLHRLW; translated from the exons ATGATTTCGCTGCTGCAAATGAAATTCCAtgcgcttttgttgttgctatcaAAAGTGTGGACATGCATCTGTTTCATGTTCAATCGCCAAGTGCGAGCT TTTATCCAGTATCAACCGGTTAAATATGAACTCTTCCCGCTGTCACCCGTCTCGCGCCATCGCCTTGGCCTGGTGCAGCGAAAGACGCTCGTTTTGGACCTGGACGAGACACTGATCCACTCCCATCACAATGCGATGCCCAGGAATACGGTGAAACCGGGAACGCCGCATGATTTCACCGTCAAAGTGACGATCGATAGGAATCCAGTGCGATTTTTTGTACATAAACGACCGCATGTGGACTACTTCCTGGATGTG GTCTCGCAGTGGTACGACCTGGTCGTATTTACGGCCAGCATGGAGATCTACGGAGCGGCGGTGGCGGACAAACTGGACAATGGCCGGAACATTCTTCGGCGGCGATACTACAGACAACATTGCACGCCAGACTATGGCTCATATACCAAAGACCTGTCGGCCATATGTAGTGATTTAAATAGg ATATTCATCATTGACAATTCACCGGGAGCATACCGCTGTTTCCCCAACAATGCCATACCCATCAAGAGTTGGTTCTCGGATCCAATGGACACGGcgctgctgtcgctgctgccCATGCTGGATGCCCTGAGGTTCACCAACGATGTGAGATCGGTGCTGTCACGGAATTTGCATCTGCATCGCCTCTGGTAG
- the LOC108074170 gene encoding delta(3,5)-Delta(2,4)-dienoyl-CoA isomerase, mitochondrial isoform X1 yields MSLSRLNTLMKLAPSTAAVRATVQMQTKRNMTAHAEPGHQSGQFKTLAVSSPKPFVFHVELHRPTKFNAINKQMWQEIKDCFEGLAINPDCRAIVVSAAGKHFTAGIDLNDMMGVGMQLAEVDDVGRKGVILEGMIKLYQDSMSSLERCPKPVITAVHKACIGAGVDLITASDIRYCTEDAFFQVTEVEIGMAADVGTLQRLPKAVGSQSLARELCYTGRRFEAAEAHASGLVSRVFPDKESLLSGAVSLAETIASKSPIAVRTTKESMVYSLEHTNQEGLDHIRLLNKLNLQSEDFAQAVAAQLTKDEKPVFAKL; encoded by the exons ATGTCGCTCTCCCGGCTGAATACGTTAATGAAGCTGGCTCCTAGTACGGCCG CAGTCCGTGCCACCGTGCAAATGCAGACCAAGCGGAACATGACAGCCCATGCGGAGCCGGGACACCAGTCTGGCCAGTTCAAGACGCTGGCCGTTAGCTCACCCAAGCCGTTCGTCTTCCATGTCGAGCTGCACAGGCCCACCAAGTTCAATGCCATCAACAAGCAAATGTGGCA AGAGATCAAGGACTGCTTCGAGGGACTGGCCATTAATCCAGATTGTCGGGCTATCGTGGTGTCCGCCGCCGGCAAGCACTTCACCGCCGGCATCGATCTCAACGACATGATGGGTGTGGGCATGCAGCTGGCCGAGGTCGATGACGTTGGGCGCAAGGGCGTCATTTTGGAGGGCATGATCAAGCTGTACCAGGACTCAATGAGCAGCCTGGAGCGCTGCCCCAAGCCCGTCATCACAGCCGTGCACAAGGCATGTATTGGCGCTGGTGTTGATCTGATAACCGCATCGGACATTCGCTACTGCACCGAGGACGCATTCTTCCAGGTCACCGAGGTGGAAATCGGCATGGCCGCCGACGTGGGCACGCTACAGCGACTGCCCAAGGCGGTGGGCAGCCAATCGCTGGCCCGTGAGCTTTGCTACACCGGCCGTCGCTTTGAGGCAGCGGAAGCCCACGCCTCTGGCCTGGTAAGCCGCGTCTTCCCGGACAAGGAATCCCTGCTGAGCGGAGCTGTATCTCTCGCCGAGACCATTGCCAGCAAGAGCCCGATTGCCGTGCGAACGACCAAGGAGAGCATGGTCTATTCCTTGGAGCACACAAATCAAGAGGGATTGGATCACATT CGCCTGCTTAACAAACTGAACCTGCAGTCGGAGGACTTTGCCCAGGCTGTGGCCGCCCAGTTGACCAAGGACGAGAAGCCCGTGTTCGCCAAGCTGTGA
- the Rpt6 gene encoding 26S proteasome regulatory subunit 8 produces MTVINRMEIESAYQKGEGFRSYYIQKIEELQLIVAEKSQNLRRLQAQRNELNAKVRMLREELQLLQEQGSYVGEVVKPMDKKKVLVKVHPEGKFVVDLDKNIDINDVTPNCRVALRNESYTLHKILPNKVDPLVSLMMVEKVPDSTYEMVGGLDKQIKEIKEVIELPVKHPELFDALGIAQPKGVLLYGPPGTGKTLLARAVAHHTECTFIRVSGSELVQKFIGEGSRMVRELFVMAREHAPSIIFMDEIDSIGSSRIESGSGGDSEVQRTMLELLNQLDGFEATKNIKVIMATNRIDILDPALLRPGRIDRKIEFPPPNEEARLDILKIHSRKMNLTRGINLRKIAELMPGASGAEVKGVCTEAGMYALRERRVHVTQEDFEMAVAKVMQKDSEKNMSIKKLWK; encoded by the exons ATGACGGTGATAAATCGG ATGGAAATCGAGTCCGCTTACCAAAAGGGCGAGGGATTCCGTTCATACTATATCCAGAAGATTGAGGAACTGCAGCTAATTGTTGCCGAAAAGAGCCAAAACTTGCGGCGTCTGCAGGCCCAGCGCAATGAGCTCAACGCTAAAG TTCGTATGCTGCGAGAGGAGCTGCAGTTGCTTCAGGAACAAGGCAGCTATGTGGGCGAGGTGGTCAAGCCCATGGATAAGAAGAAGGTGCTGGTCAAGGTGCATCCCGAGGGCAAGTTTGTTGTCGATCTGGACAAGAACATTGACATTAACGACGTTACACCCAATTGTCGTGTGGCACTGCGCAACGAGAGCTACACTTTGCACAAGATATTGCCAAACAAGGTGGACCCGCTGGTCTCACTGATGATGGTCGAGAAGGTGCCCGATTCCACATACGAAATGGTTGGCGGTCTTGACAAGCAGATCAAGGAAATCAAAGAGGTAATCGAGCTGCCCGTCAAGCATCCGGAGCTGTTCGATGCCTTGGGTATTGCCCAGCCCAAGGGCGTTCTACTGTATGGTCCTCCCGGTACGGGTAAAACTCTATTGGCCCGCGCCGTCGCCCATCACACGGAGTGCACCTTTATTCGCGTCTCGGGCTCTGAGCTGGTGCAGAAGTTTATCGGCGAGGGATCACGCATGGTGCGCGAACTCTTTGTTATGGCCCGCGAGCATGCCCCGTCTATTATCTTCATGGATGAAATCGACTCGATTGGATCGTCACGTATCGAGTCTGGATCCGGCGGTGATTCCGAGGTGCAGCGTACCATGTTGGAGCTACTAAATCAACTCGATGGCTTTGAGGCCACCAAGAACATCAAGGTGATCATGGCCACCAATCGAATTGACATTTTGGACCCGGCCCTCCTCCGTCCAGGCCGTATTGATCGCAAGATCGAGTTCCCCCCACCGAACGAGGAGGCACGCCTGGACATTCTGAAGATCCACTCGAGAAAGATGAACCTCACCCGTGGTATAAATCTTCGCAAGATCGCCGAACTGATGCCTGGAGCATCTGGTGCCGAGGTCAAGGGTGTCTGCACGGAAGCAGGCATGTATGCGCTCCGCGAGCGTCGTGTCCATGTCACCCAGGAGGATTTTGAAATGGCGGTGGCCAAGGTGATGCAGAAGGATTCGGAGAAGAATATGTCCATCAAGAAGCTGTGGAAGTAA
- the LOC108074167 gene encoding xaa-Pro aminopeptidase 3, which produces MNVLRRLERLAAASGIRRSTGVSAYLRPRLCRALATSSGSSSSGSKSTVSAAEVRSVAKILREQTGSLGQPTSVSHPHLIRPDELVPGVELDELKERREQLMQNIRAYARSFGGEYNGHSSSCHMLVLGAASKKYMSGKIPYVFRQNSDFYYLTGCLEPDAVLLLFIDETQNVHSELFMRPKDPHAELWDGPRTGPELAVPLFGVTEAHPLDQLENVLTKRAADLKPHLWFDQKSSDLPPLVENMLRLSSTEQRPLLPAYTFLEAMRLLKSPAEMQLMRRTCDIAARSFNEVMAESRPGQSEHHLFAAIDFKCRMRDASYLAYPPVVAAGRNATVIHYISNSQMVQPQDLVLMDAGCEYGGYTSDITRTWPASGEFTDPQRTLYEMLHQLQADIIGTVMRPGGETLDQLFETTCYRLGKYLQEIGLVSKSLSDYKELAGQGYRFCPHHVSHYLGMDVHDTPHVPRNTRIVPGMVFTVEPGIYIGQDCGDVPPEFRGIGIRIEDDLLIDERGQVEVLTDVCVKDPRALEELCKRDQTKPAASELL; this is translated from the exons ATGAATGTCCTGAGGCGCTTGGAGCGCCTTGCCGCCGCGAGCGGGATTCGCCGCTCCACCGGAGTCTCGGCGTACCTAAGGCCGCGCCTGTGCCGGGCGCTTGCCACGAGCTCCGGCAGCAGTTCCAGCGGCAGCAAGTCCACCGTAAGTGCCGCTGAGGTTCGCAGCGTGGCCAAGATCCTGCGCGAGCAGACGGGCAGCCTGGGCCAGCCCACCAGCGTCTCGCATCCGCATCTGATCCGGCCGGACGAGCTAGTGCCGGGCGTGGAGCTGGACGAGCTGAAGGAGAGGCGGGAGCAGTTGATGCAAAACATCCGCGCCTATGCCCGCAGCTTTGGTGGCGAGTACAATGGCCACAGTAGCAGCTGTCACATG CTCGTTCTGGGCGCCGCCTCCAAGAAGTACATGAGCGGGAAGATCCCCTACGTCTTCAGGCAAAACTCAGACTTCTACTACCTGACCGGCTGCCTGGAGCCGGACGCCGTGCTGTTGCTCTTCATCGACGAGACCCAAAACGTGCACTCCGAGCTTTTTATGCGCCCCAAGGATCCCCATGCCGAGCTCTGGGATGGCCCACGTACCGGGCCCGAGCTAGCCGTGCCTCTGTTCGGTGTGACGGAGGCCCATCCGCTGGACCAGCTGGAAAATGTGCTGACCAAGAGGGCCGCCGACCTTAAGCCACATCTCTGGTTCGACCAGAAAAGCTCCGACCTGCCGCCTCTGGTGGAGAACATGCTGCGTCTGAGCAGCACGGAGCAGCGTCCGCTCCTGCCCGCCTACACCTTCCTGGAAGCCATGCGGCTGCTGAAGTCACCTGCCGAGATGCAGCTAATGCGGCGCACCTGCGACATCGCTGCCCGCTCCTTCAACGAGGTAATGGCGGAATCGCGGCCGGGACAGTCGGAGCACCATCTGTTCGCTGCCATTGACTTCAAGTGTCGCATGCGCGACGCCAGCTACCTGGCCTATCCGCCGGTGGTGGCCGCCGGGCGCAATGCCACTGTGATCCACTACATAAGCAATAGCCAGATGGTGCAGCCACAGGATCTGGTGCTGATGGATGCCGGCTGCGAGTATGGCGGCTACACCAGCGACATAACGCGCACATGGCCGGCAAGCGGAGAGTTCACCGATCCCCAGCGAACGCTGTACGAAATGCTGCACCAGCTGCAGGCCGACATCATTGGGACCGTGATGAGGCCCGGCGGCGAGACCCTGGACCAGCTGTTCGAGACCACATGCTACAGGCTGGGCAAGTACTTGCAGGAAATCGGTCTGGTATCCAAATCGCTGAGCGACTACAAGGAGCTGGCTGGCCAGGGCTATCGCTTCTGTCCCCACCACGTCTCCCACTACCTGGGCATGGATGTGCACGACACGCCGCATGTGCCGCGGAACACGCGCATTGTGCCCGGCATGGTGTTCACCGTGGAGCCGGGCATCTACATTGGCCAGGATTGCGGCGATGTGCCGCCAGAGTTTCGCGGCATAGGCATCCGTATCGAGGACGATCTGCTGATAGACGAGCGCGGCCAAGTGGAGGTCCTCACGGATGTGTGCGTCAAGGATCCGCGCGCCCTGGAGGAGCTGTGCAAGCGAGACCAAACGAAGCCGGCTGCCTCAGAGTTGTTGTGA
- the SLIRP1 gene encoding SRA stem-loop-interacting RNA-binding protein, mitochondrial: MLNALLSASLRLCSPLVAGPTTTQIKIKSKQGSSVVFTQRNWKAPPSHMATAAAVAKVGKSVHRIFVGNLPWTVGHQELRGYFREFGRVVSANVIFDKRTGCSKGYGFVSFNSLAALEKIENEQKHVLEGNYLNIQKS; encoded by the exons ATGTTAAATGCTCTGTTAAGCGCCAGTTTGAGGTTATGTTCGCCGCTCGTTGCTgggccaacaacaacacaaattaaaataaaatctaagcAAGGGAGCTCCGTAGTATTTACGCAACGCAACTG GAAAGCCCCACCTTCACACATGGCCACCGCAGCAGCTGTAGCAAAAGTTGGAAAATCAGTGCACCGCATTTTCGTGGGCAACCTGCCGTGGACGGTGGGTCATCAGGAGCTCCGTGGTTACTTTCGGGAATTCGGACGCGTGGTGTCCGCCAACGTGATCTTTGACAAGCGCACCGGCTGCTCCAAGGGCTACGGATTCGTTAGCTTCAACAGCCTGGCGGCGCTGGAGAAGATCGAGAACGAGCAGAAGCACGTCCTCGAGGGCAACTACCTGAACATTCAGAAATCGTAG
- the LOC108074170 gene encoding delta(3,5)-Delta(2,4)-dienoyl-CoA isomerase, mitochondrial isoform X2, whose product MSLSRLNTLMKLAPSTAVRATVQMQTKRNMTAHAEPGHQSGQFKTLAVSSPKPFVFHVELHRPTKFNAINKQMWQEIKDCFEGLAINPDCRAIVVSAAGKHFTAGIDLNDMMGVGMQLAEVDDVGRKGVILEGMIKLYQDSMSSLERCPKPVITAVHKACIGAGVDLITASDIRYCTEDAFFQVTEVEIGMAADVGTLQRLPKAVGSQSLARELCYTGRRFEAAEAHASGLVSRVFPDKESLLSGAVSLAETIASKSPIAVRTTKESMVYSLEHTNQEGLDHIRLLNKLNLQSEDFAQAVAAQLTKDEKPVFAKL is encoded by the exons ATGTCGCTCTCCCGGCTGAATACGTTAATGAAGCTGGCTCCTAGTACGGCCG TCCGTGCCACCGTGCAAATGCAGACCAAGCGGAACATGACAGCCCATGCGGAGCCGGGACACCAGTCTGGCCAGTTCAAGACGCTGGCCGTTAGCTCACCCAAGCCGTTCGTCTTCCATGTCGAGCTGCACAGGCCCACCAAGTTCAATGCCATCAACAAGCAAATGTGGCA AGAGATCAAGGACTGCTTCGAGGGACTGGCCATTAATCCAGATTGTCGGGCTATCGTGGTGTCCGCCGCCGGCAAGCACTTCACCGCCGGCATCGATCTCAACGACATGATGGGTGTGGGCATGCAGCTGGCCGAGGTCGATGACGTTGGGCGCAAGGGCGTCATTTTGGAGGGCATGATCAAGCTGTACCAGGACTCAATGAGCAGCCTGGAGCGCTGCCCCAAGCCCGTCATCACAGCCGTGCACAAGGCATGTATTGGCGCTGGTGTTGATCTGATAACCGCATCGGACATTCGCTACTGCACCGAGGACGCATTCTTCCAGGTCACCGAGGTGGAAATCGGCATGGCCGCCGACGTGGGCACGCTACAGCGACTGCCCAAGGCGGTGGGCAGCCAATCGCTGGCCCGTGAGCTTTGCTACACCGGCCGTCGCTTTGAGGCAGCGGAAGCCCACGCCTCTGGCCTGGTAAGCCGCGTCTTCCCGGACAAGGAATCCCTGCTGAGCGGAGCTGTATCTCTCGCCGAGACCATTGCCAGCAAGAGCCCGATTGCCGTGCGAACGACCAAGGAGAGCATGGTCTATTCCTTGGAGCACACAAATCAAGAGGGATTGGATCACATT CGCCTGCTTAACAAACTGAACCTGCAGTCGGAGGACTTTGCCCAGGCTGTGGCCGCCCAGTTGACCAAGGACGAGAAGCCCGTGTTCGCCAAGCTGTGA
- the Dd gene encoding CTD nuclear envelope phosphatase 1 homolog isoform X2, which produces MISLLQMKFHALLLLLSKVWTCICFMFNRQVRAYQPVKYELFPLSPVSRHRLGLVQRKTLVLDLDETLIHSHHNAMPRNTVKPGTPHDFTVKVTIDRNPVRFFVHKRPHVDYFLDVVSQWYDLVVFTASMEIYGAAVADKLDNGRNILRRRYYRQHCTPDYGSYTKDLSAICSDLNRIFIIDNSPGAYRCFPNNAIPIKSWFSDPMDTALLSLLPMLDALRFTNDVRSVLSRNLHLHRLW; this is translated from the exons ATGATTTCGCTGCTGCAAATGAAATTCCAtgcgcttttgttgttgctatcaAAAGTGTGGACATGCATCTGTTTCATGTTCAATCGCCAAGTGCGAGCT TATCAACCGGTTAAATATGAACTCTTCCCGCTGTCACCCGTCTCGCGCCATCGCCTTGGCCTGGTGCAGCGAAAGACGCTCGTTTTGGACCTGGACGAGACACTGATCCACTCCCATCACAATGCGATGCCCAGGAATACGGTGAAACCGGGAACGCCGCATGATTTCACCGTCAAAGTGACGATCGATAGGAATCCAGTGCGATTTTTTGTACATAAACGACCGCATGTGGACTACTTCCTGGATGTG GTCTCGCAGTGGTACGACCTGGTCGTATTTACGGCCAGCATGGAGATCTACGGAGCGGCGGTGGCGGACAAACTGGACAATGGCCGGAACATTCTTCGGCGGCGATACTACAGACAACATTGCACGCCAGACTATGGCTCATATACCAAAGACCTGTCGGCCATATGTAGTGATTTAAATAGg ATATTCATCATTGACAATTCACCGGGAGCATACCGCTGTTTCCCCAACAATGCCATACCCATCAAGAGTTGGTTCTCGGATCCAATGGACACGGcgctgctgtcgctgctgccCATGCTGGATGCCCTGAGGTTCACCAACGATGTGAGATCGGTGCTGTCACGGAATTTGCATCTGCATCGCCTCTGGTAG
- the anox gene encoding acyl-CoA-binding domain-containing protein 6: MSDSDSDPEEELFHRAAEHVTRQTTVLSSADLLAFYAYYKQALEGPCETPSPSLLQPKARSKWQAWSNLGKMTPKAARQAYIQKLQMLQPEWGSSKGSSRSTTGWVVHSIESVPIEEQRSESEKTLFDHVKENNLAKLRELLSPSSLLALDENGMALLHWATDRNAVEIIKFLVRSGASVDQRDAEQQTPLHYAASCGHLEALQCLLALQANPELCDSYGQTCYDVAEDEQISGVLQAERQRLSGSGSAS, from the coding sequence ATGTCGGACAGCGATTCGGATCCCGAGGAGGAGTTGTTTCATCGCGCCGCCGAGCATGTGACTCGTCAGACAACTGTTCTCAGCTCCGCAGACCTCCTGGCGTTCTATGCCTACTACAAACAGGCCCTGGAGGGTCCCTGTGAGACGCCCAGTCCCAGCCTGCTCCAGCCGAAGGCGCGGAGCAAGTGGCAGGCGTGGAGTAACCTCGGCAAGATGACACCCAAGGCCGCCCGCCAGGCCTACATACAGAAACTCCAGATGCTTCAGCCCGAGTGGGGCTCGTCGAAGGGCAGCAGCCGCAGTACCACCGGCTGGGTAGTGCACTCCATAGAGTCTGTGCCCATTGAGGAACAGCGTTCCGAGAGCGAGAAAACACTCTTTGATCACGTCAAGGAGAACAATTTGGCGAAATTGAGGGAGCTGCTCTCCCCTTCTAGCTTGCTGGCTCTGGACGAAAACGGAATGGCATTATTACACTGGGCCACCGATCGCAACGCCGTTGAGATAATCAAGTTCCTGGTGCGGAGCGGTGCCAGTGTGGACCAGCGGGATGCAGAGCAGCAGACGCCGTTACACTACGCCGCCAGCTGTGGTCATCTGGAGGCGCTGCAATGTCTGCTGGCGCTCCAGGCCAATCCGGAGCTATGCGATTCCTACGGCCAGACCTGCTACGATGTGGCTGAAGATGAGCAGATAAGTGGGGTTTTGCAGGCGGAGCGACAGCGCTTGTCCGGATCCGGATCCGCATCATAA